In the genome of Sciurus carolinensis chromosome 3, mSciCar1.2, whole genome shotgun sequence, one region contains:
- the LOC124978971 gene encoding 39S ribosomal protein L49, mitochondrial-like — translation MAAAVFGASLRDCRPGVPQDLALWHQSQTQGPPDYPSFVESVDEYRFVERLLPPTSIPKPPKHEHYPTPSGWQPPRDPPPNLPYFVRCSRMHNIHVYKDVTHGNRQMTIIRKVEGDIWVLQKDVEDFLSPLLGKTPITQVNEVTGALRVKDYFDEQLKAWLLEKGF, via the coding sequence ATGGCGGCGGCCGTGTTCGGGGCGTCGCTGCGGGACTGCAGACCTGGAGTGCCGCAGGACTTGGCGCTTTGGCACCAGAGCCAGACCCAGGGGCCTCCTGATTACCCCAGCTTCGTGGAATCTGTGGATGAGTATCGCTTTGTGGAGCGCTTGTTACCTCCCACCAGCATCCCAAAGCCCCCAAAGCATGAACATTATCCCACCCCTAGTGGTTGGCAGCCTCCCAGAGATCCCCCACCCAACCTGCCCTACTTTGTGCGGTGTTCTCGAATGCACAACATCCATGTCTACAAGGACGTCACACATGGCAATCGCCAGATGACTATAATCCGGAAAGTGGAGGGGGATATCTGGGTCCTACAGAAGGATGTGGAGGATTTTCTGAGCCCACTGCTGGGGAAGACACCTATCACCCAGGTTAATGAGGTGACAGGTGCCCTGCGAGTCAAGGACTACTTTGATGAGCAGCTCAAAGCCTGGCTCCTTGAGAAGGGCTTCTGA